A DNA window from Buttiauxella agrestis contains the following coding sequences:
- the galT gene encoding galactose-1-phosphate uridylyltransferase, with protein MEQFNPVDHPHRRYNPLTGQWILVSPHRAKRPWQGAQETPSQETLPTHDPDCFLCPGNTRVTGDKNPQYTGTFVFTNDFAALMTDTPDAPESSDPLLRCESARGTSRVICFSPDHSKTLPQLSVAALEEVVKTWQEQTADLGQTYPWVQVFENKGAAMGCSNPHPHGQVWANSFLPNEVAREDVLQREYFAENGSPMLLDYAQRELKDGSRTVVETEHWIAVVPYWAAWPFETLLLPKTHILRITDLTAEQSSDLAVALKKLTSRYDNLFQCSFPYSMGWHGAPFTGEENSHWQLHAHFYPPLLRSATVRKFMVGYEMLAETQRDLTAEQAAERLRAVSDIHFRQSGE; from the coding sequence ATGGAGCAGTTTAACCCGGTGGATCATCCACATCGTCGTTACAACCCACTGACCGGACAATGGATCCTGGTTTCCCCGCATCGGGCTAAACGCCCATGGCAAGGGGCGCAGGAAACACCGTCCCAAGAAACCTTACCGACGCACGATCCGGATTGTTTCTTGTGTCCTGGTAATACGCGCGTAACGGGCGATAAAAATCCGCAATATACCGGCACATTTGTTTTTACTAACGACTTTGCCGCGCTGATGACAGACACCCCGGATGCACCTGAAAGCAGCGATCCTCTGTTACGTTGTGAAAGCGCACGCGGTACCAGCCGGGTTATCTGTTTTTCGCCCGACCACAGTAAAACGCTGCCGCAACTTTCTGTCGCCGCGTTGGAAGAAGTGGTGAAAACCTGGCAAGAACAGACTGCGGACTTAGGTCAAACCTACCCGTGGGTGCAAGTTTTTGAAAATAAAGGCGCGGCGATGGGTTGCTCCAACCCGCATCCGCACGGCCAGGTTTGGGCAAATAGCTTCCTGCCCAATGAAGTGGCGCGTGAAGATGTATTGCAGCGCGAATACTTTGCGGAAAATGGCTCGCCAATGCTGCTCGATTACGCACAGCGCGAGCTTAAAGATGGCAGCCGCACGGTTGTTGAAACCGAACACTGGATTGCGGTGGTGCCTTACTGGGCTGCCTGGCCGTTCGAAACGCTGCTGCTGCCAAAAACACATATCCTGCGCATCACCGATTTAACGGCTGAGCAAAGCAGTGATTTAGCCGTCGCGTTGAAAAAGCTGACCAGCCGTTATGACAACCTGTTCCAGTGCTCATTCCCCTATTCTATGGGCTGGCACGGCGCACCGTTTACGGGTGAAGAAAACAGTCACTGGCAGTTACATGCCCACTTCTATCCGCCATTGCTGCGAAGTGCGACGGTGCGTAAATTCATGGTCGGCTATGAAATGCTGGCTGAAACTCAACGTGATTTAACCGCAGAGCAAGCCGCAGAACGCTTGCGTGCAGTGTCCGATATCCACTTTCGCCAATCCGGAGAATAA
- the galK gene encoding galactokinase has protein sequence MSLKDNTQHIFAEKFGYPATHTIQAPGRVNLIGEHTDYNDGFVLPCAIDYQTVISCSKRDDRMVRVIAADYDNQVDEFSLDKPILSHDTQQWSNYVRGVVKHLQKRDKNFGGADLVISGNVPQGAGLSSSASLEVAVGTVFQKLYHLSLDGSQIALNGQEAENQFVGCNCGIMDQLISALGKKDHALLIDCRTLGTKAVSMPKGVAVVIINSNFKRTLVGSEYNTRREQCETGARFFSQRALRDVQLSKFNEVAHELDPVVAKRVRHVLTENIRTVEAADALAKGDLLRMGVLMAESHASMRDDFEITVPQIDTLVEIVKATIGDKGGVRMTGGGFGGCIVALIPEDLVPVVKQAVEKQYEAKTGIKETFYVCKPSEGAGQC, from the coding sequence ATGAGTCTGAAAGATAATACCCAACACATCTTTGCCGAAAAGTTTGGCTATCCGGCGACCCACACCATTCAGGCTCCGGGGCGCGTAAATCTGATTGGCGAACACACCGATTATAACGACGGTTTCGTGCTGCCTTGCGCAATCGACTATCAGACAGTAATCAGTTGCTCGAAACGTGACGACCGTATGGTGCGTGTCATCGCTGCGGATTATGACAATCAAGTGGATGAGTTTTCACTGGATAAACCCATTCTGAGCCACGATACACAACAATGGTCTAACTACGTGCGCGGTGTCGTTAAGCATCTGCAAAAGCGTGACAAGAACTTTGGTGGCGCTGATTTAGTGATCAGCGGCAACGTACCCCAGGGTGCGGGTTTGAGTTCATCAGCCTCTCTGGAAGTGGCGGTCGGTACGGTGTTCCAGAAGCTTTATCATCTGTCCCTTGATGGTTCGCAAATTGCGTTAAATGGCCAGGAAGCAGAGAACCAGTTCGTCGGCTGTAACTGCGGAATTATGGATCAGCTGATTTCAGCGTTAGGCAAAAAAGATCACGCATTACTGATCGACTGCCGCACGCTGGGCACCAAAGCCGTTTCGATGCCAAAAGGCGTGGCAGTCGTCATCATCAACAGTAATTTCAAACGCACACTGGTCGGTAGCGAATACAACACCCGCCGCGAGCAATGCGAAACGGGCGCTCGTTTCTTCAGCCAGAGGGCGCTGCGTGATGTGCAGCTGTCCAAATTCAATGAAGTGGCTCATGAGCTTGACCCGGTTGTGGCTAAACGCGTGCGCCATGTCCTGACTGAAAACATCCGTACCGTTGAAGCCGCTGACGCGCTGGCAAAAGGTGACTTGCTGCGAATGGGCGTGCTGATGGCTGAATCTCACGCATCGATGCGCGACGATTTTGAAATCACCGTCCCGCAAATCGATACGCTGGTTGAAATCGTGAAAGCGACTATCGGCGATAAAGGCGGTGTGCGTATGACGGGTGGCGGCTTCGGCGGTTGCATCGTGGCGCTTATCCCGGAAGATTTGGTTCCTGTGGTCAAGCAAGCTGTTGAAAAGCAGTACGAAGCGAAAACCGGTATCAAAGAAACCTTCTACGTTTGCAAACCTTCGGAGGGCGCGGGCCAATGCTAA
- the galE gene encoding UDP-glucose 4-epimerase GalE, giving the protein MRVLVTGGSGYIGSHTCVQLLQNGHDVVILDNLCNSKRSVLPVIERLSGKHPLFIDGDIRDEALLAEIFHDHQIDAVIHFAGLKAVGESVNKPLEYYDNNVTGTLRLISAMRAANVTNFIFSSSATVYGDQPQIPYVESFPTGTPASPYGRSKLMVEQILADLQKAQPNWSVALLRYFNPVGAHPSGDMGEDPQGIPNNLMPYIAQVAVGRRDSLAVFGNDYPTEDGTGVRDYIHVMDLADGHVAAMQTLQGKPGVHIYNLGAGVGSSVLDVINAFSTACGKPVNYHFAPRREGDLPAYWADATKADQELNWRVSRTLQEMADDTWRWQSRHPQGYPD; this is encoded by the coding sequence ATGAGAGTATTGGTAACAGGTGGTAGCGGTTACATTGGCAGTCACACTTGTGTGCAACTGCTGCAAAATGGCCACGATGTCGTGATTTTGGATAACCTCTGCAACAGTAAACGCAGCGTGCTGCCGGTGATTGAACGCCTTAGCGGAAAACACCCGCTGTTTATTGATGGCGATATTCGTGATGAAGCCTTACTGGCTGAAATTTTCCACGATCATCAAATTGATGCTGTTATCCATTTTGCCGGGCTTAAAGCGGTAGGCGAGTCGGTTAACAAGCCGCTGGAATATTACGACAACAACGTCACCGGCACTTTGCGCCTGATTTCTGCGATGCGCGCCGCCAACGTCACCAACTTCATCTTCAGCTCTTCCGCCACCGTTTATGGCGATCAGCCACAAATCCCTTACGTTGAAAGCTTCCCGACCGGTACGCCTGCAAGCCCGTATGGTCGTAGCAAGCTGATGGTTGAACAGATTCTGGCTGATTTACAAAAAGCCCAGCCAAACTGGAGCGTGGCTTTGCTGCGTTACTTCAACCCGGTCGGCGCGCATCCGTCAGGGGATATGGGCGAAGATCCGCAAGGTATTCCAAACAACCTGATGCCGTATATCGCGCAGGTTGCCGTCGGGCGTCGCGATTCGCTGGCGGTGTTTGGTAATGATTACCCAACTGAAGATGGCACAGGTGTCCGCGACTATATTCATGTGATGGATTTAGCCGATGGTCATGTTGCAGCCATGCAAACGCTACAAGGTAAGCCTGGCGTGCATATCTATAACCTCGGCGCAGGCGTTGGTAGCAGCGTTCTGGATGTGATCAACGCTTTCAGTACCGCTTGCGGGAAACCGGTGAATTATCACTTTGCCCCGCGCCGTGAAGGCGATCTCCCCGCTTATTGGGCAGATGCCACCAAAGCCGACCAAGAACTTAACTGGCGTGTCAGCCGGACTCTGCAAGAAATGGCAGATGATACCTGGCGCTGGCAATCTCGCCATCCTCAAGGTTATCCAGACTAA